The following is a genomic window from Bacillota bacterium.
TCTACCTGCTCCGCTCGATGCCGGACCGCCCGAGGGCCCTGGCGCGCGCGGCGGCGGTGATCGGCAAGTTCTCCTCGCGCCGGCGGGAGACTTCCCGGAAGCACGACCGCTACCTGGCGGAAGCGTTCGGCTCCACGCAAGAGGCGCCCCGCTCTCCCGAGGTGCCCCAAGAATGATTTTCATCGATAGCCCTGCCCTCTACGCGCTCCTCGATCGCGACGACCGGAACCATCGCGCGGCCCGGGCGATCTGGACGCACATCGTGCACGGCGGGGAAGCGCTCCTGACCCACAACTACGTCCTGCTCGAGGCGCTCGCCCT
Proteins encoded in this region:
- a CDS encoding CopG family transcriptional regulator: MVRMQVQLTEKQVRNLRQIAELRHVSVARLVREAVDLYLLRSMPDRPRALARAAAVIGKFSSRRRETSRKHDRYLAEAFGSTQEAPRSPEVPQE